Within the Miscanthus floridulus cultivar M001 chromosome 2, ASM1932011v1, whole genome shotgun sequence genome, the region TAGAATTATGGGTTCGAGACAGATTGCAGCGTTCTAACTAAGTGGTGGCGCTCACGATATCTTGTTATCAATATCTAGAATTCTTAGGATGGTCCTCACCTTGTAAGTTATGTTGTCTTTTGAGTCCTTTGATGCCATAATGGGTTTGCATCTCCCACCCCCTTCTTTTTGGTTAGTAACTTAATATCCACGATTCTAAAATATCAGTGAAACACATGCATAAAACTGAAGTTCTGTATCCATCATTGCTGTAGTAAATCAAGCACATTAATCTCCATGAAATAAATGAATACAGAGTCCTTTTTTGGGCATCAAAGTTGTGTGCAATCAGATATCCTGTTCTTCATCCACATTCCTTAGATTTCATATGAGATTCCGACCTTTAGGATCTGGCGACGGGGTATTGACAGCATCTTCTCaccatttctcgagttctttcTAAGAAAAGAGTATAGGTAGTTGACAGCTATCTTCTTAATGAGTGAGGAATGGGGTCTTGCCACCACCTCACTCTCTCCAAATATGTACACCACACCTTTACTCATCTCTTCAAGGACAGCCTGTTGCTCCTGCTGAATCTTCAGCATCTCTACTATATTCATTTTGTCTCCCTGACACAAAGTTGAACAAGCATCAGTACCACCATTCGAACAGAAATTTAACGGATACTGATAAAGCCAAGTCATTACAGAATGTAGGTGTCTTTATGTTTATATGAGGATAATGCAATAGATTATTCACCTGAAATTGCATAAAATGCTTGCTCTTTCCACTAGCTTGCCTTGTGTGCTCTGAGAACGACTCTGCTGGTGTGAGCATCTCCTCAGCATAGACTGCCTTTACTTTGGTTTTTTCATAGCTACCAAAGCTCTCAGCGTGAGAACTGCGGTAGCTGGAGGACTGCTTCATCATAGGCTCACAACCCACACCATAGAGGTTGACATCCCGGATGTAGTACTGGAGATGCTCTACAAGTTTATCAACAAAGTCCTTGGCCTCCTCAAAGGGGTCTCGGTACCCATACCGTGCCACACATTGGAATACCTTATAATCTTCTCTGTCTACCTGTCTAAAGAGAAAGCGTTCTGACATGTCGACAGATGGAATTGGCAAGTGCTTCATTGAGACGAAAATGAGCACTGAATGGATGGAAGGGATCTTCTCGATGAGATGACAGAACACTGGGGGTATGCCTTGAACCAACTCAGTATAGAAGAGGCCAATCCCTGGTACTCTCTGTATGTCACAGCGCTCAAGGAGTTCTTTCACTTTGTCACGGGGCACAGAATGCTCGAGCTCAAAGTTGTATTTCTTCACATGCACATAATGCCATACAATCATCACCACCATCAGGAATGCTGACATTGCCACAGGCACATATGCCCCATGCGCAAATCGATATAGGATAGCAGATAGATAAATTGACTCAGATGACATAAAAACAACAAAGAACGCAACAATCCACCAGATACTGATCTTCCATACTAGGAGCATCACGATTGTCAACAATAGGGTTGTGACAATCATAACAAGAACAACACATATACCTACTTGGAAGGAAGAGACAAAGTCACATTTCTTTAGATTTGAAGATAGGCACAATACAAATGTAACTATAATTATAAGTTCTTAGGATCTTACCATGAGCTTCCCCAATGATGATGGTTGTCCTGAAGCCAATTGTGACAAGGCAAGCGCCCAAGCACAGCAAGTAGTTTACTTCAGGGATATATAATTGGCCCGAGTATTGCCTTGAGGTGTGCAGTATCTTTACCCTTGGAAAGCAACCAAGTGTCTGGGAATGTGAAATTGTTGCGAAGGCGCAGGAGATCATGGCTTGGCTTCCAATGATCGATGCAGCTAGTGCAAGAATGAACGTTGGCCAGAACAACGAGACTGCGTCCAAGTGGATATATATAAATGTCTCGTAAAGAATTCAGATGTACATATGTACCAGTGAGATACCAAGTGTTGGATTCTATACTTACTTGGAGTTGATCTGTAGAAAGTGTTAGCCACATCCTCGGGGTGTACTCTCAAGTATGCTGCTTGCCCAATGTAAGCAAGCAATACTGACGGGACTAAACCGAAGCCAAAGCTTAGCTGAAGCAGATGAAAGAGAATGTTAGTCTTATGGATTTTTTAGTGGTATGATAAATTAATGATCTTTTGTTCTttaataaatattaaatgatacaCATACCTGGATTGATTTGATGCTGAAGTATCCTAGATCAGCAAAAAGAGCTTCTGTGCCTGCGATATTTGCAGAATATTTCCTCAGTATGCATTCAGTGTCATGCTGTGCAGACTCCTGATTCTAGCACAATAGGCCACTATTTTTTTGATATACAAATGGTACCTGTGAAACAAAGGAGTATGCCTCCAAGGGAGACCCATCCTTTTTTCTTGTTCCTTCTAAAATAGTCGATGATGTATTTCATATTGAATGCCCTGAGAGCACCGGTATCATACTTTATCAGGTTGTATAACCCAACGCCTGCAATGAGGAGCAGCCAGAGGAGGATGATCGGCGCAAACAAGTAACCGACTTTGTCTGTCCCGAACCTCTGGATTGCGAACAGCACCACCAAAATTCCCACGGTGATCCAGACTATCTCATCTGTGTAAAATATCACATGTCATTGTTGTGCATGCACCTCATTCATATGTACTAGAAAATCAACTGTGCCATATTTTCTTCAAAGTATAAGTTCATTCATATGTAGTCGGTTGTGTGCAGTTAAAACACACAATGAATCCTGTGCATTTTTTTATTGAATTAGATGTCACTAATGGAGGCTCCTGGCGTCACAGCCACATATACTTCTTAGGCTGGGCCACATATTAATTGCTAACGGCGACAGTTCACTCCATGTCTTCAGTTCCAAAGATGGCCGGCAGATTTGAAAGTCAATAACAGAGGCATCGAGAGTCATTTTAGGTGCACTGTATATACTTGTGGCCCAGAGTCATTTGTAAATTACATATATTAACGTATATGTGGAGACCATTGATACAGATTGGATGGTAATGGGGCAACATCCCTATAGAGTATTGTCTGGAGTATTAATTGGTAACAACGACAGTCTTTTGCAAGTCTTCAGTTTATTAGCTGATAGAGATGTCATAATCATAAACAGTACTAGCGTGTAGAATAAAGTTGGGACCTCAAATTTTCTGCTGCCACAATATTCTGTTCCTACCTACTTCAAGGATTTCTCACATGAAAGTGAATCTAGAACAACTTTATGAAATACGTGTCTGAGTCGGACGTTCGCGAAAAAAGAGAATATAGAACAACTTTTGAGTGGTTTTCCTCATACCTGTTGTAAGAAAAGACGCCTTTTCTTTTAGACCGCCAACAGCAGAGAGAACTGCACATTTTCAGGCAAGAGGAAGAAAACCGAACCATGTTAGATTATGCATATTGTACTTGATATCTACTTGGAAATATACTCGAATCCAGATCATGGCAAATAATGTACTCAAGATAAGTTTCTTTTTTAACCTGAAATTGCAGGAGTCAGAATAGCGTCGCTGATAACCATGGCGGTGGCGAGCATGGTGATGAGGAAGAGGGAAATCTTTACTGTCTTGTTCGTCTCGAGCAGCTCCTTCATCCACTCCGCTCTCCGGAGCGTCGCCGGCGGTTTGTCGCGGTTGTACTTGGAGACGAGCTCGTCTTCAACCTGCTGGTTCGGGATCAGGCTCACCTTGGCGTGGCGCGAGATGAGAGTGTAGAGCGCGAAAGTTCCACCTGGAGCAGAAGGAAGGAATCAGTTTGCTTGGGGTTTGATTAATTTGTTTGTTTTGCGACTTTTCTTACGGCATCTACTGACTGTTGCGGTCTTCTGCTATCACATCTGATCTTACAGCCAAAGTCTTTGGATTGGATGGATATGGGTCAAGCAACGGTGAAGGGAAAAGACTGAAAGAGCATGACATTTCTGTAACCTAGCTGTTACATGGTTATTGGAGCCTCATGAGTTGGTCCAGGAAGTCCAAACTTACCATTCACTGAGATAATTACACCCATCTCAGTCTCAGATAACACCTACCTAGCTAGCTTGTACTATCAACTACTAGTGTATATCTTTGACGTGACTTGATATGAATTATGATGCAGTCTCCGGTGCATGTCTGGCGAGTTAGTCTCGCATTGGACTAGTATGTACTACTGCACTGCATGACAGCATGAAGCAAGGAAGTTTTTGGTTGCTGACGTACCATCACCGTCGTCGTTGGCTCGTAGGGCGATGTAGACGTACTTGATGACGGTGAAGAGGAGGAAGCTGTAGATGATGAGGGAGAGCGCCCCGAGCAGGTCGTCCGGGTGGCCGACGCCGTCCCGGAACGTGCTCGAGTACACGAACAGCGGCGACGTGCCAATGTCGCCGTACAGGATCCCCACGCACTGGAACGCCAGCCGCAGCGTCGTCCCCCAGCCATCCTGTGTTTTGTTACGCGCACAAGTTCATCGATCGATCAGCACGTGATGATCGAGGCAGAGGCAGGCATCGTACGTGTTCAAATTTTCATACGTCGATCGTCctgacaaaacaaacaagctagtTCTAGCTAAGGTAGTGCAATGCTGAACAACAACCTGTCCGTGGTGGTTCGCGCCGGCGGCTCTTGTTGCGGCCATGTACAGGGAATCCTGCCGCTGCATGGTCGCCGGCACGTCGTCGTCGACGGCGGCCTCATCGCTCTCGAGGTCCACGATGATGATCTCTTCCCTACTTCCTCTGCTGTCAGCTGCTTGTTGGGCCGCCATACATACCAGCTGATAGATAGCTAGATCGTCTCTGCTGCTGCTCTCTATATGAGGTGGAATCACACAGGATCGGAGCTGGCCTGGTCTGTGTTACTAGCTACGTACACAAGGATATGTACTAGCAATATATAGCTAGTACCGCAGCAGTTGTAGTACTTGCCAAGTACGTCGTCCGAGCTCTAGGCGAGCTCAAGAGCTTGGGCTCCCTTTTATAAGCTCTGTCCCCTGAGGAGCTGCTGGCTCTGCTACCTAGTACGTAGCTCCGTTACTTCTCGTCCACGTTCTGGTTCCATCTTTGAAAAATCGTCGTTGGAATCGATCGAGAGCCTCAGCCTTTTCCGGTTATCGGTCGTCACAGAATGCATCATCGTCTCATCGATACCTACCCGGCCGGCAGTTTCGTCAGTAGCTACTTCACCATTCCTGTGGCAGGCAGAGTCCATGGATGCAATAGGCACTGTCGCAGATCGAGAGGCGACCGCCGGATTGGCTTTGGCTTTTATCTCCTGCTGCGTTGAATCTTTGACAAATCGTTGCTTGCGATTAGTGATCCATCCATCCATGTATACATAATACATAATACATCGATATCACTGCCGTTGTCACTCGCTGGAGTAACAAGTCCAGGTATGTGTGGCAGTCAGGACATGAACTGTCGCGGTAGGCGCTTTTCATTAGTTTTGGCATTAGCATCGCTTTGTCCGCGTAGAAGCCAGCGAAGTCGCCGGACGCGTAAAGCTCAGATGAGGCCTGCCCAGTTCGATCGCGCGCGTCCGTCCGCAGTTGCTTCACTTGCGACCTCGATCGTGACACGGCAGCGTTGCATTACCAACTCGCTTTGTCGCTTTGCTTCTTCGAGTCACCGGGTTCAGACGCGAGCACAAGGAAACACAAGAAACCTGCTGCTTCGATCGTTTTGCATAAATTGCTCAGGCGGGCAAAGCGATTTCAGACGACCGGTTTCAGACGCATGACAGATCTGATCAAAGTTATTCAGAATTACAAGCTTACTTACTGTTACTCCATTTCTTCTAAATTTGAGATAGCAAGGTAATAATTTTGAGCCAttgattttttttagatttttttaaaaataattaattaacctagaaaaaaaaatgttttcaaatccCTGCATGCATGCTCGGGAGAAACAGAAACAGGCCGCCTGACCCGCGGCCCTTCCCTTTCATTGCACAGCCTGGCGGATCCATGCATGCGTGCGTATATTACCATAAAAAAAATCCGCAAAGTCCATCGTATATGTATACAACAGCTAATGCATTTTCCCCTAAAAAAAATGCTAACGCATTTTATCCGATTAAAAAAATACGTTACGTACAATACATTAATTGGGGGCTAAATTTTAGCGATCTAAATATGTTACACGCTAACATATTACAGGTAATCGAGTGTGCGTATTATGTTAACTCGAATgaaattatattatattataaaaatTGAGAAGGCCTTGAAATAAATCACGTACTTGTAAAGTATATTGAGCATCTAAATTTTTATGGAGGTTGAACATGTTTGTTGGGAACGTACACACGTAAAAAAATGGCGGTCTCATCATGTATACAGCGTGAtaatatatatttttcttaaaagtGGTAAAAAAATTTATAATATATACTTCGTTTCATATACGCACATAAAGTTTCATATTTGTGCATGTAAGTTGGCACATATATACACATGTTAGGTTGCGTTCCTGAGTTACAAGTGCATCAAAAAATAATTAGTTTATTCTAATTCAGTTATATTATATCTAAAGTTGCAGAAATAAAAAGATTTACCATATCTAAAAGATCATGTATGCATCAATTAAATCATAAAAAAAGATATTTATCTAAaattttccttatttcacctacTACCTTCTAGAAAGTAATAAGTGACTCTAACCATCCGATTTAATTAAATGAACGGATCACAGTTATTTGGGGTACCACAGTAAAACCAACAATTCAAAAATACATGGAGGTGTGATGAAAAAATATGAAAAATATGGAGAATAGAAAGGCATATAGAATTATCTATTTCAACCGAGCAGATGAAAGAGAATaaatctctactataatggatcaatcaaaattatacTGGGTGCCCCAGGGAAACGTCCCCTGCTGAGAGCCTCTAACCATTGTGCACCCAGAAAAATGCACACAAAAATTCATCTACGTTAAAATTAAAGACTAATAAAACACACCGTCCAAATCCAATGGCCGACAGAAGAAGTTTGATGCGAGTCTTCAAACGCGCCCACACAGGGCTTCAAACGCTCGCCACGCACACTCTGTCCTGGGCAGGGTTCCAAGTCTGGGAACACGGAATAAAAAAAGCAAACGCCGAGATTAAGGTCCTGTTTGGTTATAGGGACTAGAGACTAAAAGAGAACTAAAAGAGAGACTAAATAACATATTTGGTTTCAGAGACTAAAAAGCTGAACAAGGACTAAAatatccttcttctttctttgatAGAGGTgaaggaggagagagagagggataagGGCTGTAAAGTTAGTGCATTAATCCTACGAAGCCTCTCCCAAGAGACCAGTAGACTAGAGACTAAAAGTCCCTCTAGCAGTCGCTTTTATTATCTAGTCCCGTGGAACCAAACAGACCTAGGTCTTTAGCCGGGATCTCGCCATTGCCGCACGCCTGTCGGGGCCGcacgcgccgccgcctccgcctcttcGTTTTCCTTCGCCAGTCCTAGCATGTGAGCCTGCAAGGAGCCAGGGGTTGCGCTGCTGCGCTCGCGCGACCTCCCCTCCTCCATGGCCGGGTGACCTGGTGCCCCCTCGAGGTCTTCTCCTAGGAGCGCGTGACACCGAGGTCTCTATCCCCTGCCCACAGCCCCACGGTAAGTCCCAATCCGACCTCTGATTTTGGATTGTGGAACCCTAGAGCTGTTCAATTTGTAGTATGCGATGCTCCGTACTTCTGCGCTAAGGGATTTCCCTTCATCAGCTTTCCCGTCCTGCATCTGCGCAAGGAACAGATGGATGTTGCGCAAGGAACAAATGGATTTGGTTACGGTCCGATGTGAGAGTTAGGGATTGATATTGGAGAATTGTGTCGTCAGGTTCTGCTTATTCTTATGCAAATACAATATTATCaaatgtttgatttatcaatGAGAATAGGCTGTAGTATTTTGTTGTTATATTTTGAAAGGATATGCATTGATTTTTTTGTTGTTACATTTTGAAAGGATACGCATTGATTTTGTCATGCTCGTCTTCCTTTCAGTACAAGCCTGTGTCATGTACCATGCAAGCACACAAAGAAGACAAAATTAAGGTTCATTATCATGTAAGCATATAATCTGTATACCTGTTTAGCCTTGCTATATTTTCCACATTAATTTTTCGGTGATGTAGCCCTCTAAGGGATTGCTCTCATATACAGATATGGCTTAACTCACACAGTTAATATAGCTACGCAGAAGAACTGAGCTAATTGCTTGGCAGTACGATCTTTGTAGATGCAATATCTTGTCTCATATATGGTTTGCCTTTTCGTGTTTGATTAAAGCACTCCTAGGTACTTTTCATGTGCTAATTGTCTCACCGATGGATCAGTTTTTGATTGTAGCTATGACAGAGGTGACTGTTTGAATACTCTTGGAAATGTCCAAGTGATAAAAGGTTATTGTCCTTCACTATAACAATAAACTTTCTTTGTTTATCTGTAGTCCAGTGTCCATACTAAACTGTATAGGGCTACCAGCATGTTCCTATTTGTTCGCTCGGGAAATAATACAGAGTCTCGCTCGATGGGAGCTATGGATGAAGGAGATGCAGTATTTGGTGCCAGTGCTGAAGTGGACCTTGATCACAGGTTTGGATCATTTTCCTTTGACCCCATTTGTGTTTTTAGCATGGTAACAGGACAATAGTTGAATATCTATATTTTCCAATATTTTGCCTTGATACTGGATTAGCGAGAGAGTTCTCAGAATTCAACTGGGATATGGCGTAACTGTGACAAACACCGAAAAGCAGgttttttataaattttatcttgttttgtatTTTGCCGTAGCATTAGCACGGGCAAACTAATATATATAAGAGAAAAGAGATGGGGGCAGCCTACTCACCATGCAACTCCACACATTCTGCTTTCACAGGTCGGTGTGAGCCCTTATGCCAACTCAATCGATTCGATCCGCGGATGCCTGATGATTGGATTTAAGTTTTTCGAATTTTAAGGTTTGATCCATGGCATCAAAGAGGATCCTCAAGGAGTTGAAGCACCTTCAGAAGGACCTGCCCACCTCCTACAGCGCAGGTGATTTTGACTGAAATAACTCAAAACTGAATTCAGGCCAGCCAATAAAAAGGATGCCGACTTCAGTTTTAAACTTCTAATGTAGCATAAACTTTTTGCAACATCCTTGATGAAAGAAGAAGTAAACAATTGTTAGATTTAGGGCTGAGGAATGTTGTGCACTGAAAGAAATATATAGATCTTACAAAATGTTTGTTTATTACTTTTCATATGGAAAATGCCAATTCAAAGGAAGCAATTTTTTAACATTGGTTTCAATTTTCAAACAATCTGTGTACTATTTGACTTATTATGCATGATTTCCATTTGAATATTAGTTCCTATACTTGATCTTTGATGTGTAGGAGAATCATCATAATCGCTCATGCCAAGGATCTCGAATAAATTAAGGATGGAGCAAGAGATCAGAGTATGATCAGGAATTGGTTCAATTAATGGAAACTAGGGATAATTAGGAATTGGTTCCAGTCCATTACATGATCAAATTGTATTAATGATAGGTTCAGTATGTCATGTCTTTCATATCATTGTTTTGGCGTTTTGGCAATGGTTCAGTAAATGCAATGCCTTGTTTATGTAAAGACAGTGTAGTTTCAttttattcttaactatggaaacaTAGAGTAAATGCAATGCCTTGTTTTTATCTCTTTGTTCATGTCAAGTGATTTTGAAGTTTATTTTTCGTAACTTTCTCTGGGGGTACCATTAGTTTATTATGCTTGCCTTGTCATATTAGCAAAACACTGAACTTTTAGTGCTTAGTTCAGCGCTATGAAACAGCTTTCACAAAGCATAATTAGCTAAATACTTCAAATATGATAGAATTAACTTTGTTATGCATAAGTGTTTTTTGGATtatatacatggtcatatacaattgTTTGAAAGGTGAACTACGAAAAAAAAATCGCCGTTTGGTCGTTTTCATGTGCATCCTTGAATGaagccgtggcgttagcacgaGCACTATACTGGTATATATAAGGAGTTTTCATTAACCTTGGATTTTGAGTTTCTCCACAAACTAATAACACTTGTGTCATTAGTATTACTAACCGTGTGCAGATGCATACAAATTCTTGGGTGACATCACACAGTTACAAAAATTGAGGTTACTACAAGGCTAATCAAATTGCGTGAAATTCTAATGTCACTTTCCAAAACCTACAGGTAATATACGTCATTGTTTGGTAAGTTGTTCTGTTAAATAAGGTTGAAATTCTCAGGTGCTGCCCAATTTCAAGGCAGTTTCGACTTCGTCCAAGGCATGtctaaattttcttgcagtaGTTTGAAAATATATTGAAAAAAGGTGAGTATTTTTTATTATTGCATCCAGTTCATAAATTTTCAAGCCAAGTAGGGGTATGTcgactgtcgacaaaagatgctcggcagtctacTGAGGGGTATTCTACGAtagtagatttgtcatagaggtgagcaaAATCagaagcgagatggtaatacaagcaccaagacataatatttagacaggttcgaccgTCAGTATGGCGTAATACCtatatcctgtgttctgatgtattgcattgacaTATATTAGCTTGTCCGCTAGAGGATCCCTGCTTCTCCTTATATATTCTGTAGGggtaggggtagggttacaaggtaagtatcctatttggtactatacaatagcttacgGTGCACGTCAAGCAGCgctgtgcacgtcttgatcttgtgggctgggtcacCTCTGATAATGCGGCCCATGTCTTTTCTTGTGAATATTGGGGGCCATACCCTCACATGTTCTTATCCCTGAAACGTTGCAGGCCATGGTACAGGTGTGTCACTCCAACCTAATTGGTTGCAGGCGGTTTGGTTCTGGAGGGTAGGTGACAAGTCTCCGTTCCAAGGTCCAAGGCATGGGAGGAACAAATCTCCAGTCCGACCATTTTTCATTCCAGGACGCATCTAACTGAATGCGCATTTCTAGTTCAACCTGACTTCAATCCGAGCGGAACACGCCTTGTTCCGGGCCGTTCTGGCTGGACCGAACGAGCCCTTACCAGCTGGAACCATTACCGCCGTGATATGAACCATTACGCCTTATCTTAGCACGAGCTCGTCCTCGTCCTGTTGATTTGGGATCAGGCAGATCTTGGCGTACCGCGAGATCAACGAgtacagagcaaaggttccacctgaCGAAAACCGAGCAAATAACGTATGTACGTGCACCTTATTAGCTCCGTGTCCATTTTGCAACTCATCTCATGACAAGAAAGATCATGGTGAATTAAATTCAGTAGCTAGGTAGCATCGTCGATCGCACCCTCACCCTGGTGGTTGGCGTAGAGGGCGATGAAGACGATCTTGATCATGGCGAAGAGGATGAAGCTGTAGATGATGATGGACAGCACGCCGAGGACGTCGTCCTCATGCTTGACGCCATGCTTGAAGGTGTtgatgttggatataatatgggcttggtccatataatatttaataaatcaaataaaactctattgtgcgtaacattaagcgttgtatggtttaataccatatgaGATTTTGACTAAACGCTGActtagcttatatggttggaaattattcatctaaattgaaaagctgagaaaaagataaaggcgtgccatgcgcgcgccaccgccgccgccggccgggccgtggcgaggtgggcgtggccagtcttttgccacttaatccacataacaacGGGAGTTACTCCCCTAGGCCGTGGGCGTGGCGGGCGtgaccagtcttttgccacttaatacacataacaacgggagttactccccttaatggtggaggcgaactgattgcggCCGTTACtgtctctccgtctccgtctcttgggattctccgctgcctctccTCTCCCCGTCCATATATCCGAGTCCTCCGTCAGCCCAGATCAAATCCTTCGGCAACCACTCCTGAGAGAACCATACTTCCGCAGCCTTCTgatttccccgtcccgtacctctgcgcgcacggagtagcgggagagcagatgcctccggaaccctcgtccgccagagaaccttgcacggggtgcgcgacgattaggtttttggggagcgatctgcGACTGCTCGTCCACACACATCTTCTTCTCGGTGATTGCCTGTGGAACATCAAGGTGTCTTTtttctggtgatccgttcgtgggactgcactgcgaacatcttcctgcatcgactgtgatcCGCGACTTCGAGGAACGCACTatatcgactagtgcgaatggagcctccgatgccctcggcatgggacccttcgctgggtacagtctaatctctgtgatttctgtactttgtgtttttactgtattcatCAGTATGCcatctctgcatgctgtagtgttTATAAGAAatgtacacatgcacatatatgtcgtcacaaacctgctgatgttatttttctggatta harbors:
- the LOC136523248 gene encoding potassium transporter 27-like — its product is MAAQQAADSRGSREEIIIVDLESDEAAVDDDVPATMQRQDSLYMAATRAAGANHHGQDGWGTTLRLAFQCVGILYGDIGTSPLFVYSSTFRDGVGHPDDLLGALSLIIYSFLLFTVIKYVYIALRANDDGDGGTFALYTLISRHAKVSLIPNQQVEDELVSKYNRDKPPATLRRAEWMKELLETNKTVKISLFLITMLATAMVISDAILTPAISVLSAVGGLKEKASFLTTDEIVWITVGILVVLFAIQRFGTDKVGYLFAPIILLWLLLIAGVGLYNLIKYDTGALRAFNMKYIIDYFRRNKKKGWVSLGGILLCFTGTEALFADLGYFSIKSIQLSFGFGLVPSVLLAYIGQAAYLRVHPEDVANTFYRSTPISLFWPTFILALAASIIGSQAMISCAFATISHSQTLGCFPRVKILHTSRQYSGQLYIPEVNYLLCLGACLVTIGFRTTIIIGEAHGICVVLVMIVTTLLLTIVMLLVWKISIWWIVAFFVVFMSSESIYLSAILYRFAHGAYVPVAMSAFLMVVMIVWHYVHVKKYNFELEHSVPRDKVKELLERCDIQRVPGIGLFYTELVQGIPPVFCHLIEKIPSIHSVLIFVSMKHLPIPSVDMSERFLFRQVDREDYKVFQCVARYGYRDPFEEAKDFVDKLVEHLQYYIRDVNLYGVGCEPMMKQSSSYRSSHAESFGSYEKTKVKAVYAEEMLTPAESFSEHTRQASGKSKHFMQFQGDKMNIVEMLKIQQEQQAVLEEMSKGVVYIFGESEVVARPHSSLIKKIAVNYLYSFLRKNSRNGEKMLSIPRRQILKVGISYEI